The Streptomyces sp. HUAS CB01 genome has a segment encoding these proteins:
- a CDS encoding ABC transporter permease, translating into MVLPVAFFALFFAYPVTAIVGRGLRVGDAWRFGAIVDVVSRPDLLGVLWFTLWQALASTGLTLLIALPGAYVLARFDFPGKQLLRAVVTVPFVLPTVVVGTAFLALLGRGGLLDDLWGVRLDTTVWAILLAHVFFNYAVVVRTVGGLWAQLDPRQEEAARVLGAGRFTAWRRVTLPALTPAVAAAALMVFLFTFTSFGVVQILGGPAYSTLEVEIYRQTAQVLDLSTAAVLTLVQFAAVGAILAVHAWTVRRRETALRLVDPALTAHRPRGAGQWALLGGVLATVVLLLVAPLAVLVERSFGEPGGYGLTFYRALQSAEASGGTFLVPPAEAVWNSLQYALAATAIALVIGGLAAAALTLPRTASGRARTAGRFVRGFDALLMLPLGVSAVTVGFGFLITLDEPPLDLRTSWLLVPLAQALVGVPFVVRTMLPVLRAVDARLREAAAVLGASPLRAWREVDLPLVRRALLVAAGFAFAVSLGEFGATVFIARPDNPTLPVAVARLLGRPGELNYGQAMALSTILMLVCAVALLLLDRLRPDRSAGEF; encoded by the coding sequence ATGGTCCTGCCCGTCGCGTTCTTCGCCCTCTTCTTCGCCTACCCCGTGACCGCGATCGTCGGGCGCGGCCTGCGGGTGGGCGACGCCTGGCGGTTCGGCGCGATCGTCGACGTCGTCAGCCGCCCCGACCTCCTCGGGGTGCTCTGGTTCACCCTCTGGCAGGCCCTCGCCTCCACGGGGCTGACCCTGCTGATCGCCCTGCCCGGCGCCTATGTCCTCGCCCGCTTCGACTTCCCCGGGAAACAGCTCCTGCGGGCCGTGGTCACCGTGCCGTTCGTGCTGCCCACCGTCGTCGTCGGCACCGCGTTCCTGGCGCTCCTGGGCCGCGGCGGACTCCTCGACGACCTGTGGGGCGTACGGCTCGACACGACGGTCTGGGCGATCCTCCTCGCCCATGTGTTCTTCAACTACGCCGTGGTGGTGAGGACCGTGGGCGGTCTGTGGGCGCAGCTCGACCCGCGTCAGGAGGAAGCCGCACGGGTCCTCGGCGCCGGCCGTTTCACGGCCTGGCGCCGGGTCACCCTGCCCGCGCTGACCCCGGCCGTCGCCGCCGCCGCGCTGATGGTGTTCCTCTTCACCTTCACCTCGTTCGGCGTCGTGCAGATCCTCGGCGGCCCGGCGTACTCGACGCTCGAGGTGGAGATCTACCGGCAGACCGCCCAGGTGCTGGACCTGTCCACGGCCGCCGTGCTGACCCTGGTGCAGTTCGCCGCCGTGGGCGCGATCCTCGCCGTGCACGCCTGGACCGTGCGGCGACGGGAGACCGCGCTCCGGCTCGTCGATCCGGCGCTCACCGCGCACCGTCCGAGGGGTGCCGGGCAATGGGCACTGCTGGGCGGGGTGCTGGCCACGGTCGTCCTGCTGCTCGTGGCACCGCTCGCGGTGCTGGTCGAACGGTCCTTCGGCGAACCCGGAGGGTACGGTCTCACCTTCTACCGGGCCCTGCAGTCGGCCGAGGCGAGCGGCGGCACGTTCCTCGTCCCGCCGGCCGAGGCCGTGTGGAACTCCCTCCAGTACGCACTCGCCGCCACCGCGATCGCGCTCGTCATCGGCGGTCTCGCGGCGGCGGCGCTCACCCTCCCCAGGACCGCGTCCGGCCGTGCCCGCACGGCCGGCCGGTTCGTCCGCGGTTTCGACGCGCTGCTGATGCTGCCGCTCGGAGTGTCCGCCGTCACCGTGGGCTTCGGTTTCCTCATCACCCTCGACGAGCCGCCGCTCGACCTGCGCACCTCCTGGCTCCTCGTGCCGCTGGCCCAGGCGCTGGTCGGAGTGCCCTTCGTCGTACGGACGATGTTGCCGGTGCTGCGTGCCGTCGACGCACGACTGCGGGAGGCGGCGGCCGTGCTCGGCGCCTCGCCACTGCGCGCGTGGCGCGAGGTCGACCTGCCGCTGGTGCGCCGGGCGCTCCTCGTCGCCGCCGGCTTCGCCTTCGCCGTCTCGCTCGGTGAGTTCGGCGCCACCGTCTTCATCGCCCGGCCGGACAACCCGACGCTCCCGGTCGCCGTGGCCCGGCTCCTCGGCCGCCCGGGAGAGCTCAACTACGGGCAGGCGATGGCGCTCTCCACGATCCTCATGCTGGTCTGCGCGGTGGCGCTGCTGCTCCTCGACCGGCTCCGCCCCGACCGTT